A DNA window from Arachis hypogaea cultivar Tifrunner chromosome 18, arahy.Tifrunner.gnm2.J5K5, whole genome shotgun sequence contains the following coding sequences:
- the LOC112772560 gene encoding uncharacterized protein isoform X1 → MATTACFIIVSRNDIPIYEAEVGVAAKREDAAQLHQFILHAALDIVQDLAWTTSAMYLKSVDRFNDLVVSVYVTAGHTRFMLLHDSRNDDGIKSFFQEVHELYIKVLCAGISILINKFSCLVFSQRNYSYTHCSWDTKSTHSPSTLDWMWMLLWCLRKNGHFLIPCTCLAPGSHHHILTRKSELLPENICRVHQLAHKH, encoded by the exons ATGGCAACCACTGCTTGTTTCATCATTGTTAGCAGAAATGATATTCCTATTTATGAAGCTGAAGTTGGAGTAGCTGCTAAA AGAGAGGATGCTGCTCAGCTGCATCAGTTTATCCTGCATGCTGCTCTCGATATTGTTCAGGACCTAGCGTGGACTACTAGCGCTAT GTACTTGAAATCGGTAGACAGGTTTAATGATCTGGTGGTCTCAGTATATGTCACAGCTGGTCATA CCCGTTTTATGTTGCTTCATGACTCTCGTAATGATGATGGCATTAAGAGCTTCTTTCAAGAGGTGCACGAACTTTACATAAAG GTGCTTTGTGCAGGAATCAGCATCCTGATAAATAAGTTTAGTTGTTTGGTTTTCAGCCAGAGAAATTATTCTTATACCCATTGTTCCTGGGATACTAAGTCGACGCACTCCCCTTCAACATTGGATTGGATGTGGATGTTGCTGTGGTGTCTAAGGAAGAATGG ACACTTCTTAATCCCCTGTACTTGCCTGGCTCCCGGATCACATCATCACATTTTGACACGAAAGTCCGAGCTCTTGCCCGAAAATATTTGTAGAGTCCACCAGCTAGCTCATAAGCATTGA
- the LOC112772560 gene encoding uncharacterized protein isoform X2, with protein sequence MATTACFIIVSRNDIPIYEAEVGVAAKREDAAQLHQFILHAALDIVQDLAWTTSAMYLKSVDRFNDLVVSVYVTAGHTRFMLLHDSRNDDGIKSFFQEVHELYIKVLCAGISILINKFSCLVFSQRNYSYTHCSWDTKSTHSPSTLDWMWMLLWCLRKNGHFLIPCTCLAPGSHHHILTRKSELLPENICRVHQLAHKH encoded by the exons ATGGCAACCACTGCTTGTTTCATCATTGTTAGCAGAAATGATATTCCTATTTATGAAGCTGAAGTTGGAGTAGCTGCTAAA AGAGAGGATGCTGCTCAGCTGCATCAGTTTATCCTGCATGCTGCTCTCGATATTGTTCAGGACCTAGCGTGGACTACTAGCGCTAT GTACTTGAAATCGGTAGACAGGTTTAATGATCTGGTGGTCTCAGTATATGTCACAGCTGGTC ATACCCGTTTTATGTTGCTTCATGACTCTCGTAATGATGATGGCATTAAGAGCTTCTTTCAAGAGGTGCACGAACTTTACATAAAG GTGCTTTGTGCAGGAATCAGCATCCTGATAAATAAGTTTAGTTGTTTGGTTTTCAGCCAGAGAAATTATTCTTATACCCATTGTTCCTGGGATACTAAGTCGACGCACTCCCCTTCAACATTGGATTGGATGTGGATGTTGCTGTGGTGTCTAAGGAAGAATGG ACACTTCTTAATCCCCTGTACTTGCCTGGCTCCCGGATCACATCATCACATTTTGACACGAAAGTCCGAGCTCTTGCCCGAAAATATTTGTAGAGTCCACCAGCTAGCTCATAAGCATTGA
- the LOC112772560 gene encoding uncharacterized protein isoform X3 — MATTACFIIVSRNDIPIYEAEVGVAAKREDAAQLHQFILHAALDIVQDLAWTTSAMYLKSVDRFNDLVVSVYVTAGHTRFMLLHDSRNDDGIKSFFQEVHELYIKTLLNPLYLPGSRITSSHFDTKVRALARKYL; from the exons ATGGCAACCACTGCTTGTTTCATCATTGTTAGCAGAAATGATATTCCTATTTATGAAGCTGAAGTTGGAGTAGCTGCTAAA AGAGAGGATGCTGCTCAGCTGCATCAGTTTATCCTGCATGCTGCTCTCGATATTGTTCAGGACCTAGCGTGGACTACTAGCGCTAT GTACTTGAAATCGGTAGACAGGTTTAATGATCTGGTGGTCTCAGTATATGTCACAGCTGGTCATA CCCGTTTTATGTTGCTTCATGACTCTCGTAATGATGATGGCATTAAGAGCTTCTTTCAAGAGGTGCACGAACTTTACATAAAG ACACTTCTTAATCCCCTGTACTTGCCTGGCTCCCGGATCACATCATCACATTTTGACACGAAAGTCCGAGCTCTTGCCCGAAAATATTTGTAG
- the LOC112772560 gene encoding uncharacterized protein isoform X4, translating to MATTACFIIVSRNDIPIYEAEVGVAAKREDAAQLHQFILHAALDIVQDLAWTTSAMYLKSVDRFNDLVVSVYVTAGHTRFMLLHDSRNDDGIKSFFQEVHELYIKTLLNPLYLPGSRITSSHFDTKVRALARKYL from the exons ATGGCAACCACTGCTTGTTTCATCATTGTTAGCAGAAATGATATTCCTATTTATGAAGCTGAAGTTGGAGTAGCTGCTAAA AGAGAGGATGCTGCTCAGCTGCATCAGTTTATCCTGCATGCTGCTCTCGATATTGTTCAGGACCTAGCGTGGACTACTAGCGCTAT GTACTTGAAATCGGTAGACAGGTTTAATGATCTGGTGGTCTCAGTATATGTCACAGCTGGTC ATACCCGTTTTATGTTGCTTCATGACTCTCGTAATGATGATGGCATTAAGAGCTTCTTTCAAGAGGTGCACGAACTTTACATAAAG ACACTTCTTAATCCCCTGTACTTGCCTGGCTCCCGGATCACATCATCACATTTTGACACGAAAGTCCGAGCTCTTGCCCGAAAATATTTGTAG